A genomic stretch from Eubacterium sulci ATCC 35585 includes:
- a CDS encoding iron ABC transporter substrate-binding protein, with translation MAKKNKAILIGVVGLAIAIAIGFMVLIFADLGSSGSNESGAPAFEGLKFKEKVKLKYANQFSIYKYEGGYAYLEIVDGDKLLVVPKGKEAPKNLDKDIIVVKQPLKNIYLVSTAVMALFDSLDSLDNIKFVGTDHWYIENARKAIEEKKWINAGKYNAPDYETLINGKCELAIQNTMILHNPEVKEKLIELGIKTMIEKSSYESHPLGRTEWIKFFGVLLDKEELANKIFDEQAEKIEKLKDTKSTGKKVIFFYVNTRGNVVTYKSNGYVPEMIKIAGGEYAFSDLGTGEDSKLSTINMSMEEFYKTAKDADILIYNCSIVEQIYTLDELLDKSPVLKDFKAVKEGNAWCTSRSMFQQTNKMGSIIQEMNAIFSGDKEAQKKMEYLFKLK, from the coding sequence ATGGCAAAGAAAAACAAAGCTATTTTAATAGGCGTGGTTGGACTAGCTATTGCGATAGCAATAGGCTTTATGGTTCTGATATTTGCAGACCTAGGTTCTAGTGGATCAAATGAAAGCGGCGCGCCTGCTTTTGAAGGACTAAAGTTTAAGGAAAAGGTTAAACTTAAATACGCTAACCAATTTTCTATATATAAGTACGAAGGTGGTTATGCCTATCTTGAGATTGTCGATGGGGATAAGCTTCTCGTTGTGCCTAAGGGCAAAGAAGCTCCAAAGAATCTAGATAAGGACATCATAGTTGTAAAACAGCCACTTAAGAATATATATCTTGTTTCTACTGCGGTTATGGCGCTATTTGATTCGCTCGATTCACTAGATAACATTAAGTTCGTAGGTACCGACCACTGGTACATAGAAAACGCTAGAAAGGCAATTGAAGAGAAGAAGTGGATTAATGCAGGTAAGTATAATGCGCCTGACTATGAGACTTTGATTAATGGAAAGTGTGAGCTTGCTATCCAAAACACTATGATTCTTCATAATCCTGAGGTAAAAGAAAAACTTATTGAGCTCGGAATCAAGACCATGATAGAAAAGTCAAGCTATGAGTCGCATCCGCTTGGAAGAACGGAGTGGATTAAGTTCTTTGGCGTGCTTTTGGACAAGGAGGAGCTTGCTAACAAGATCTTTGATGAGCAGGCAGAAAAAATAGAAAAACTCAAGGATACAAAATCAACTGGCAAGAAGGTAATATTCTTTTATGTGAACACTAGAGGAAATGTCGTAACATATAAGTCAAATGGATATGTCCCAGAGATGATAAAGATTGCAGGGGGCGAATATGCTTTCTCTGACTTAGGGACAGGTGAAGACAGCAAACTTAGCACGATAAACATGAGCATGGAAGAGTTTTACAAAACAGCAAAGGATGCAGATATCCTAATATATAACTGCAGTATCGTTGAACAGATTTATACGCTAGATGAGCTTCTCGATAAGAGCCCTGTTCTCAAGGATTTTAAGGCAGTCAAAGAGGGAAATGCTTGGTGCACAAGCAGAAGCATGTTTCAGCAGACCAACAAAATGGGAAGCATCATACAGGAGATGAACGCAATATTCTCAGGTGATAAGGAAGCTCAGAAGAAGATGGAGTACCTGTTTAAGCTTAAATAA
- a CDS encoding 3-keto-5-aminohexanoate cleavage protein — protein MEKLIISACICGAEVTKEQNPAVPYTVEEIVREAKSAYDAGAALIHLHVREDDGTPTQSKERFQVCVDAIRKECPDAIIQPSTGGAVGMTDLERLQSTEIVPTPEMATLDCGTVNFGGDEVFTNTNTTIENFAKILKERGIKPELEVFDKGMIDLALRVADRKGLLVHPLHWDFVLGVQMEASVRDLVYMATSIPAGSTWTATGLGKNAWHIAAATISMGGHVRVGFEDNLYLEKGVLAKSNGEMVEKAVKLAKLLGREIATPDEAREILGLPKRTW, from the coding sequence ATGGAAAAACTAATTATCAGCGCTTGTATCTGCGGTGCAGAGGTTACTAAAGAACAGAATCCAGCGGTTCCTTACACTGTAGAGGAAATCGTTAGAGAGGCTAAGTCAGCTTACGATGCAGGAGCTGCTTTAATTCACCTTCACGTTAGAGAAGATGATGGTACACCTACACAGAGCAAGGAGAGATTCCAGGTATGTGTAGACGCTATCCGTAAGGAGTGTCCAGATGCAATCATTCAGCCTTCAACAGGTGGTGCAGTTGGAATGACAGACCTTGAGAGACTTCAGTCAACAGAGATCGTTCCTACACCAGAGATGGCTACACTAGACTGTGGTACTGTTAACTTCGGTGGAGATGAGGTTTTCACAAATACAAACACAACAATCGAGAACTTCGCTAAGATCCTTAAGGAGAGAGGAATCAAGCCTGAGCTTGAGGTATTCGATAAGGGTATGATCGACCTAGCTCTAAGAGTTGCTGATCGTAAGGGACTTCTCGTTCATCCGCTTCACTGGGACTTCGTTTTAGGTGTTCAGATGGAGGCATCAGTTAGAGACCTAGTATACATGGCAACATCAATTCCTGCAGGTTCAACATGGACAGCTACAGGTCTTGGTAAGAATGCATGGCACATCGCAGCAGCTACAATCTCAATGGGTGGACACGTAAGAGTAGGCTTTGAGGACAACCTATACCTAGAGAAGGGTGTTCTAGCAAAGAGCAATGGTGAGATGGTAGAGAAGGCTGTTAAACTAGCAAAGCTACTCGGAAGAGAGATTGCTACACCAGACGAAGCAAGAGAAATTCTTGGTCTTCCTAAGAGAACTTGGTAA
- a CDS encoding glmZ(sRNA)-inactivating NTPase, whose amino-acid sequence MKVVVVTGLSGAGKTNAMDWFEDRGFYCVDNMPPALIANFIELTKSSKKQIEKAAFVFDARGGAYFSDMKEYINLLKSDENIDCRILFIEASERTLIKRFNETRRAHPLATGSTTKEVIAAEREELKEIRDLSDYIIDTTNLKVAELKQEISKIFEEGSGKSSFLINIKSFGYKRGIPIEADLVLDMRFIPNPYYLPSLKRLTGNNKKVSSYVLRQKITQDFIKAELEMLEMLIPAYIKEGKYHLNIAFGCTGGQHRSVATADEVAKELRAKGYRVTLEHRDI is encoded by the coding sequence ATGAAGGTTGTAGTTGTAACTGGCCTTTCTGGAGCAGGAAAGACCAATGCTATGGACTGGTTTGAAGACAGGGGATTCTATTGTGTTGACAATATGCCTCCTGCTTTGATTGCGAACTTTATCGAGCTTACGAAGTCGTCTAAGAAACAGATTGAAAAAGCGGCTTTTGTTTTCGATGCGCGTGGCGGTGCTTATTTTTCTGACATGAAGGAGTATATAAATCTCCTAAAGTCCGATGAGAATATCGACTGCAGAATCCTATTTATCGAGGCGTCGGAGAGAACTTTGATAAAGCGCTTTAATGAGACAAGAAGGGCCCACCCTCTAGCAACGGGAAGTACAACAAAGGAGGTCATCGCAGCAGAAAGAGAAGAGCTCAAAGAGATCAGAGACCTTTCAGACTACATCATAGATACTACAAACCTAAAGGTTGCTGAACTTAAGCAGGAGATTAGCAAAATCTTTGAAGAGGGAAGCGGCAAGTCGTCATTTTTGATAAATATAAAATCATTCGGATATAAGAGGGGTATTCCTATCGAAGCTGACCTAGTGCTAGATATGAGATTTATTCCTAACCCCTATTATCTACCGAGTCTAAAGAGACTCACGGGTAACAATAAGAAGGTATCCTCATATGTTCTCAGACAGAAGATTACTCAGGACTTTATTAAGGCTGAACTAGAGATGTTAGAAATGCTTATTCCAGCATACATCAAAGAGGGTAAATACCACCTAAATATAGCCTTTGGATGCACTGGAGGACAACATAGATCTGTGGCTACAGCAGATGAGGTTGCAAAGGAACTAAGGGCAAAAGGTTATAGAGTAACTCTTGAACATAGAGACATTTGA